The genomic region CGCGTTGGCGATGACGTCGCTCCCGAGACAGTACCGCTTCGGCGTTCCCATGTGCAGCACAGTAAAACCGCCGGCGTAAAACCCCTCCCAGTCAAAAGCCGGATCGTTATTCTCGGCGGAAAAGGCCTTTAGGAGTTGAATCGCCTCCGGAGTCTGCCCGTTGCGGACGGGTTGGGCTTCACCAAAGGTTTTGCCGGGGGAGCCCTGGCCCCAGatgagggtttgggaggggttgatgtaTGTTCCGATTTGgcggaaggtgagggagatgcgGTGGCCAGAGTGGGAGAGTTCagagggggatttggaaagggggggtcGTTTGTCCGGGCGGATGGCGTGGAGCCAGTGCTTGTTTGTCGAGAGGCCCATGCGGAGGAGCGagttgtgggggagggggacgcGTTGGATCTGGCGTTTGGCTTTTTCCGCGGGCGAGgtttcttcttggtggtgtttggagGGGCGGCGTTTGGTGCGGAAAACCATGGTTCGCTCGgcgccgagggagaggttggcaaTGAAGCTGTTGGGGACGATGTCGAGGGTTTTGTCGCTGTGCTCGCTGATGTAGTCGTCGCCGCCGCGATAGTGCTGGATCAGGAcgtggttgagggggtggccGAGGTGCTTTTCGATTTCGGTCTTGATCTGGAggacggtgggggagaaggggaggagagggggcgATTCGTCGGCTGGGTGGCGGTAGACGGGCATGTTTCCGTCCTTGTCGACTTCACCCTGGACGGCTATGCGACGAGGAACCTCGCCGCCCATGTGGGACATGCCGGCCCAGCTGACTTCCTCCAGCAGACGTTCAAAGGCATCGGCCGCGAGAGTTGGCGAGAGAACATTGGTGATGACATGGGTGTCGCCTTCACAGGAAGGCTCAGACACAGCACTGGTGAGTTTGACGTCCACACTCTTGGCATCCGGACCAGCTTCCATCTTGGGGCTGCCAGGCTCTTTGCTGTCCCTCTCAGAATCCGAATCTACCTCGATCTTGGAGTTGGTCAGCTGCTGGGTGATCTTCTCAACCTCCGGGTCTGGCTCGATCTTGGGGCTGTCGTGTTGCTTCTTGTCCATGTTGTCCGTCTCAGAGCCCACCTCGATCTTGGTTCTCTTGGTCTGGTGTTGCTCGTCAGGATCGGCTTTCTTCTCGGTCGAGTCCTTCACAGCAGGCGGAGTTGGGTCAGCGTTGGGAGGGGACCTCGGCGGCGATGCGAAGCTTTTATCGGAACCCGAGTGTCGCAGCCGTAGTCGGGCGTGTGTTCTTACCCTAGTGACATTCTCAGATTTAGTGATTGGTGCGCCAGGGGCGCGGGCCGGACCTTGTGGGCTGCTCAATGACAGCTCGCCCTGCTTTGGACCACCAACACTCGTGACGGGCTGCTTCTCCCGTTTCCTCAGTGACTCATCATCGTTGTCTGACGGCGACGAGTCCGAGCCAGCCTCCAAGGGCGTGTGTATGTATTGCTGTTGGACTTGGACATGGGCGTCTTGGGAAGGGCGTTGGTGTCCAGCAGTCAAAGTGCTTGGCCCGCTTGCGCCCCGATCTGGTGGAGGCGGCACCGTCTTGGCAGACGTGGAGGTGGGCCCGGGAGCCTTGTCTTTCCTTGGTGTGACCGAAGACTCGCTCGGCCGGTTCAACTGCATGTTGGAGATAAAGGGGGAGAGCCCAGACGGGCGGCTGTCTACCGGCGGCGGTTGCAGTTCTTGCATGACTGCGCTGGCGTTGACCACCTCGCTGCCCGTCAACTGCACGAGCTGTTTGACGGCGTTGAAGTGCCGCAGCTGATTCCGGAAACCACAGCAGTCCTCCACAATCGTTATCTGGTATCCATGTCTGCCTGCATCCAGCGCTGTCGCGTAGATGCTGATGTTGGTCAGGGCTCCACACACGTACAGCCCTGTCACGAAGCGACGCCTCAGTGTCTGCACCAACTCTTGTTGACTCGAGGCAAAGGCGCTGTAGTGTGTCTTGGTGAAGACAATATCCCGGGTGGCATCGACGGCTTCTTGGACTTCTGCAACCAACTCGGCTCCCTTGGTCCCCTTTCTAACACAGGGCTTCTTCGGGGCCCCTCCGTTGCTCAGAAATGCCTCGTCGTCAGCCTCCATCGCGGCGCCATCGTGTTCTCGTGAGGTGGGAGGGCGACCCCGAGCGCTGCCTGGTCTTGGTGGGCGTATTGGCACGTTGGCTGTGATGATCTGCTCTCCTTCGGCCGATAATGACCGGTGACGCTCAAACTCGCTGCGGACCCAGACCACATCACCGGCGCCAGAATCTCGGAAAGCTTTGACCAACTCAAGGGACCGCTTCACAAAGTCGTCAGGCTCGCTCACAGGCAGAGCTCCGTCTGGGGAAATAAAGTCATTCTGGAGGTCGACGACCAGCAGGGCCTTCCGTGTCCGTATGGCCGGAAtggcggcggggttgatggggaacGCAGGGCGCATGATGTGTTGACAGGCTTATGATAACATCAGTTTCTTGTTCAAAATgtcaacaaaagaagaaattgaaaagggggaggaaacAACCTTCAGAGTATTCTTGGATTTTCCACACAGCATCACCGGCCCGTCAACTCGATATGAGATATGCTTGAAAAGGCAAGAGACAGAAAAATTCAAGTCATAGGGCGCGCTGTTGACATGGCAAACAAGCGTCGGCTGTGTCAGGTTGCAGCGGGTGGATGGTTCGTCGAGTGGCGCCTCGCTCTGTTTCACTCCCTGAGCTCCTCCGAGGTTGACGTCGATGTCTGGTGGGCCAAAAGGTGCTGTTCTCGGATCGGAAGCTTGTCACTGGGATATCCACTTGCCGCGGCGGGGCGTTTTAGTTGGTCGTTCTTGGAGGTTGGCGTGTATCGTCCCTCGAGCTGGCTTTTGGGgcagatgatggtgttgacagGAAAAGTACACGGGGACATCAACAGACTGAGCCAAGCGTTATTATTTGGTCATTCGGCGGCGGAGCAAACTCGAATCGGGCCGGACACTTTCAGGAAGGCTTCCGCTCTCAGTGGAAGAATCGGTCAGCAGAGAAAGCAAAAGTCTCCGTGTtcagacaagaagaagagaaggtgACAAGACGGTTTTATGATCGGGGCCCGAGATGCGGCGGTGGGGTAAAAATGGCGATACGACCTTCAACTCTCAGATCGGAATCTCTTCTTCTGAAGGCTCgggtgtgtgtgagtggTCCGCAATTTATCTGGCCCTGCCAGGCCCTCGCCAAGCActgcaacagcaacaccaccacgcATACACTACacgccccccctccatctcctgaAAATCATGTGTTTCCGTGTCtcatcaaccatcaacctGCTGGAAGGAGTAAGGCCAGCTCTTGACACTGACAGGACCCCTGCCCCGCATGTTCGGACGGATGGCCCCAGGCCCAGATGCTCAGGGCAAGGATCACGACAACCTTGAGATGGCATTGGCCAACCACACTCTCCCGGAGCTGGCTCCTTGACcccaccatccatcccactTCACGTCGGTCTATCATCAGGGCGAGATTTACATccaagaggagaggatgataTTCCCTCATGATGCAATGGCTTGAGCCCACAAGGACGAACGAAACTTGATACCATTTACCAACAGCCATCGTCCCTTGAAGACTCCCCTCTCtcgcaccctcaccacaaaatagtTTGACACACAAAAGTAGCTTGACCGATATTATACTGTGAACCATGCTTCAAAAGTAAAGAAATGAGCCCTTTAAAACGATCTTTTAAAGCCTATAGACCATCCTCCAAAGCATGTTGATCTACTTTCGTGTCTCAATTATTCTGTGGCAAGGGTGCCTCAGAATACTAGGTACACGACCGCTACCACCCAGCCTGAACAACGGAAATGTAAATTTCCGAACACGCTGTTGGTCTGCTCGTAAAACTCTTATAGATCTGATATACCCACCCATCCGAAACCAGTCTCATAATCAGGAACAGAAATCTATATCAAGCAAGAACCGCCACTTACCAACCGCCTACAGGTATGTACTCACGGAACTCCACGGAAACCCTCAGAACCATACCCAAAATCCTGCAGCCGACTTTGGGAACGTTGGATGATGGCCCGGGACTGCATATGCACGCGAAAACGGCGTCTGTGTGTTTCTGCTCACATGACGCAGAGACACACGGCAGGTTGGCGGTCAGGGAGATTCATCAGGATAGGAAACGGAGGAACGGCCTGGTCCGTGTCCTTTACTGTGTGCGAAGACATTCATGATCTGAGATCCTTCCATGTTTATGTTGCATCAGACAGCTAGTTTATCGCTTTCCGCAACGTGGCACAGCTCCTGCCAGGCAGGCATATTGAAGGCACAGGGCACATCATATACGGTGTAGAATGCAAGGGCTAATGGCACCTCGTCTCAAGTATATCCACAGGCCAGCCAGAAGTTCACAAGAAAACACAACCGCAACAAGCTGAATAATAATCCTCACCCGAAACAACCAGGGGCGTGGAGGGAAAATGCAGAatctggcggcggcggcggcggtgagcGTTCAACACGAGCAGGAGCATCGACACAAATCTGCAGCCATCCACCAGAAGATCATCCGTCAATGATATTGGATCTCGACATGCAGTTGGAGACAGACATCAAGCACGGACAACAGTGCGAGaaaggccaaggccaagacaagacaagacggGAGGGAGCGGAAGCATGCGTCGCCGTTTAGGTAGGGTTCTGTGCTGCTGTGCTCTGGGCAGAGATGAGTTCCCCGAACCCAGACATTGACGTGGCTAGCCGTTTTGTGTCTATTTTGGACTGTGCATACCGCTAGATCTGTACCCCGAGGTCGCCGAGCAAGACCTGATCCAAAATATCCCAGCCTGGCTTGATGACCCCAAGATATCCCCATCGCTCTTTGGTGACAAGTAGGCAGAACCAACTCAATTAGGCACCTCCGgaatcctcatcactcccctccaccccaacatccccctcaacacctccaccacctcgtcaAAATCCGgcctcccctccacatccccatcctcgcaCCTTCtctgcagctcctccaaccccctcctcatcgccctctcccgctccccctcccccccttcttccacaaGCCCGAGcacatcccccaccaacctcccaaacgccgccacctccaccctctccaccccatcctcctccttcccataCACGCTCGCCGCCCCAAAATCCCCCAACAGCCCATGCCCATCCCCCTTGCTAGCCAAAACATTATGCGCGTACAAATCCCCATGACAGATCCTCCGCCCATGTAGATgcgcccccgcccccgcaaTCCCCGTCAgcatctccaccgccttccccatctcccaccccctctcgCCCTCCGTAAACCGATCCCGTGTGCAGCTCTCCAGATCCGGCGGCAAGCCCAAAACTTCATACCCTTCCGGCACCAAACTCATCAcaatcccccccttcaccccttccctttccccttcaGAATATCCCGTGACCTTTCCCACAACACCTATCAACGACTCGTGCGATCCGGCGAGCAACACCGcctccatctcatcttccGGCCTGCCGTCGCTCGTGAGAGAACCTCTGAACATTTTGACGGCTACGTCTTCTGTGAAGTCGGAATCAGGGGAGGGCTTCCATTCTGCTTGGGAGATGATGCCCGACGCGCCCCGGCCGAGCACgcgggagatggcgagggagctGTAggggatgtcgaggaggCCAAAGGGGAGTTTGTGGGCTTTGCgggaagagagggagcagGGGTTTCCGGCGAAGGAGAGGTAGGCTAGCTTGGGGAAGGCGGTGAACAAGaatttggggagggaagaaaagTTGTTGGCCGAGAGGcgaaggagggtgaggttttggcattgggtgagggagggggggagggtggagaggttgttgcCCGCCAGGAGGCATTTCTCGAGGTTGGGAcacgaggagatggaggaggggagggaggggatgcgGTTGTCGGTCAGGATTAGCCAGCGGAgtttgggaggaagggtgTTTTCGGGTATGCTGGTGAGCGAGTTGTGGCGGAAGGCGACCATTTCTAGggtgtggtgggaggagaggtccgggaaggtggtgaaggcgcagttggagaggaagaggattttgaggttggggagagaGGTGGTGAAATTTGGtgggagagaagaaagacCTGTCCCGGAGAGGTCGAGGTAGGTTAGGGAGGGCCCGAAGGTGAAGATCTCATCAGGGAAGACGGTGAGGGAGGGCGTGGGAGTGAGCTTGAActtggtgagggcgaggttggcaagGGAGCCATTTTGAAGGGCCTCGAGGTCGTAGGTGTCGTTGCTCATTGTAGAGTGCTGGCTTACACTGTGGACTTGGTTGGTGATCACTGGGCGGAGTGAAAAGCAGAGTGAGCTGAAGTTGAGGCGGGTGAGGCTTCCGAGATTCCAGCCCCAGAGCGGGTCCTCATGCTGGGCTTCTCGTCTCACCCGCCTCTGCCCCACAGGGCATACTGAGCATCACATGAGCAAAAGTAAAGACATTCTTATTATGAATATTCCAAACTCAAATCATCTGAACTGAGCGCGCGCAAATCGTGGAAATATTCTGACAAGGCACAAAACtggtgaagagagagatgCTCAAGGCTGGAATCTGAAGTGGAGATAACTGTGGGGGGTTGTGCAGGGTGAAGCTAGTGCAACGGCCCTTTGACATCAGTGGACCGTGCTCCCGTCAGATTGAACCGCCGCCGAACTTGGGACCCAACTTCCATTGCCAATCTccaaccctctccagcaAAAGGCCAGTCCCGTTGCGAGCGACAAAACAAAGGCCTCCACACATTCACTCCGAACCGTCACAACAGAATCGGTTCCGTACTCGATCCACCGATACAAATCCATCACAATGTCGTCCGAGGCGCGAAAACGGACGGCAGAGCccaccgacgacgagctgCCAGCCAAGAGGCAACGAAGCGTGGAGGGCGACATCGACTCGGCCGTGGAACAACTGCAGGCATTGAATATCGCACCTTCTATCACCCATGAGGAGATGGCGCGCGCTGGACTGCGTCGCGCCATCGCCCTCGCCTTGAAGCATGTTGGATTCGACTCGTCCGCGAAGGATGCCATGGAGATGTTTACAACGATGGTGGAAGAGTGTAGGTCTTGCATGACGGTCATCAACAGCCTAGTTGAAGATCTAACAATGAAAACCAGATGTCGAGTCGCTCTTCAGGACTGTCAAGATCAATGCCAATGCTGCTCGCCGTTCCCAACCCATTCCTCGCGACTTTGAGCGCGCGTTGAAGTACTTCAACCTGACCACCACTGCGCTCGAACCACACAAGAAGAATCCCATTCCAAGAGCCAAGAGAATGCCTGAATACGAGCCGATACCAGAGCGCGATCCCGTTTTCGTCGACATGCCAATACTCGGCGCGGAGCTGGACGGTGCTCGCGACAAGGAATCCAAACTCTACATCCCCAAGTCGTTCCCTGCCTTTCCAAGCATTCATACCTACAGATACACGCCTGAGACGGTTGAAACCGCTACTGTGGTGGACGACTGGGGGAGCTTTGCTTCGGATTCACAATCCCAGACGCTCAACGGATCACAAGCCACGCCACAACCACAACGACCGCTTGCACCCGAGGAGATTCCCCATGGCGATCCCAAGAAGCTGCGCGAGGCTGCCGCAAAGGAAGCAAAGGCAGGGGAGGCGGCTCTACGAAGGTTGATGCGCGCCTCCAAGATCGCGAAGCAGAAGGAGGTCTGGACTTCAGCGCAGTCTCGGCCAGCGAGGCGGGAGCGTCATGAGCTTTGGGAGTCTGCTATGCGCGAGTTCATCGAGGATGACACAAGGGCCAGCGGCAAAGAGGTGGCGTCAGGAGGGTTGCATGGCGAGAAGGGCAGGTTCGAGATTGCCGATCATAGCATGATTGTCAACACGGAGAAGCGCTATTTCAGGCATGAAGTCCCTCGAAGTGGTGCCAGGAAGGCTTTGGCCGCCGCTCAGGGTATCTCCAGCAAGGGTTGAGGGGTGGCATGGGACGTATTGTATAGAGCCGCACAGAATGCAGGACTATGGGATTCGGGGATTCGTATTGCAAGAGGAACCAAGACAGGGTTGGGATGCATCACAGGAGTTTGGACTTAATTTTGGCGCTGGGGAGACGGACGGGAAAACGGGATCATTGATACCCCATGCACAACTCTTCTAAAAAATAAGGGTCAATCAGAAGCATATAGCTTAGCTTTAATCTATTACCATCGCTGAACTCTTTGTTCTCCTGTTTATACGCAATGGACATCATTCTTTTATCACTTATCAAAGTTGCCTTATCGATAGCAAGGTTGCGGCCCATGTCCAGGCGGGCCCGGGCTCAGCTCCACCTAGGTCCAAAGCTAGGTCGGTGCCCCACATACCAACCGCCAGCTGGGAGTGGCTGTCCAGCGACTGGCGGACCGGCGAGCAAAGTGTACCCCACGATCGGACCCTATTTTCGCCGCACAAAAGTTTTGGCAATTCCCAGAGGATCCCGCAGCGCCCCGATTTCTTGCTGACCCCGACGACTCGAGGCACCGCGAAAAAGCTCACCATTCTTCCCAAGATACTTGCATCTCAGGAAGCACATCAAGATGGCTGAGCAACTCATCCTCAAGGGCACCCTGGAGGGCCACGTAAGTCGTCCCTGCGACCTCGAATTCGCCCATTCTCGCTCGAGTTGGATGCTGACGATTTGCTACAGAATGGCTGGGTCACCAGCTTGGCCACCTCGATGGAGAAGTACGAAACCACGTCGAATCCGACCTCCTAACCGCGAGAACATGCGCTCACCAGTGAAACTAGCCCCAACATGCTCCTGTCGGCCTCCCGCGACAAGACCCTGATCATCTGGAACCTCACCCGCGATGAGACCCAGTACGGTTACCCCAAGCGGTCGCTCCACGGCCACTCTCACATCGTCTCCGACTGCGTACGTTAGATCAAGATCAGAatcagaagaaggaggggcagTGTGCTGATTGGCGTGGCAGGTTATCTCGTCGGATGGCGCTTACGCCCTCTCTGCCTCGTGGGATAAGACTCTCCGTCTCTGGGAGCTCTcctccggcaccaccacccgccgtTTCGTCGGCCACACCAACGACGTCCTGTCTGTCTCTTTCTCCGCCGACAACCGCCAGATCGTCTCCGGTTCCCGCGATCGCTCCATCAAGCTCTGGAACACCCTCGGTGACTGCAagttcaccatcaccgacaaGGGCCACTCCGACTGGGTTTCCTGCGTTcgcttctcccccaacccccagaaCCCCGTGATCGTCTCTGCCGGCTGGGACAAGCTCGTCAAGGTATGTGGGACTTGGACGTATTCGGCAGCTGTTGCGGCGATGATGCCTTGCAACCTAAAGTATTTGCTACTTCAGAGCCTCCGGGCCATGAGACAAACTATTTCACCATGCACTGAGCCGCAACAATTTGCAGACCAGTTTTGAGGGAGTCCCGCAGAGAATTCCACGCTGACATGGCTTGTTTACAATAGGTTTGGGAGCTCTCCAGCTGCAAGCTCCAGACCGACCACATCGGCCACACCGGTTACATCAACACCGTCACCATCTCGCCCGATGGATCCCTCTGCGCTTCCGGTGGCAAGGACGGCACCACCATGCTCTGGGATCTCAACGAGAGCAAGCACCTCTACTCCCTCAACGCCAACGACGAGATCCACGccctcgtcttctcccccaaccgCTACTGGCTCTGCGCTGCCAcctccagcagcatcatcatcttcgacctcgagaagaagagcaaggttGATGAGCTCAAGCCCGACTTCGCCAACGTTGGCAAGAAGAGCCGCGA from Podospora bellae-mahoneyi strain CBS 112042 chromosome 4, whole genome shotgun sequence harbors:
- a CDS encoding hypothetical protein (COG:L; EggNog:ENOG503NU5M) is translated as MLCGKSKNTLKALLVVDLQNDFISPDGALPVSEPDDFVKRSLELVKAFRDSGAGDVVWVRSEFERHRSLSAEGEQIITANVPIRPPRPGSARGRPPTSREHDGAAMEADDEAFLSNGGAPKKPCVRKGTKGAELVAEVQEAVDATRDIVFTKTHYSAFASSQQELVQTLRRRFVTGLYVCGALTNISIYATALDAGRHGYQITIVEDCCGFRNQLRHFNAVKQLVQLTGSEVVNASAVMQELQPPPVDSRPSGLSPFISNMQLNRPSESSVTPRKDKAPGPTSTSAKTVPPPPDRGASGPSTLTAGHQRPSQDAHVQVQQQYIHTPLEAGSDSSPSDNDDESLRKREKQPVTSVGGPKQGELSLSSPQGPARAPGAPITKSENVTRDSTEKKADPDEQHQTKRTKIEVGSETDNMDKKQHDSPKIEPDPEVEKITQQLTNSKIEVDSDSERDSKEPGSPKMEAGPDAKSVDVKLTSAVSEPSCEGDTHVITNVLSPTLAADAFERLLEEVSWAGMSHMGGEVPRRIAVQGEVDKDGNMPVYRHPADESPPLLPFSPTVLQIKTEIEKHLGHPLNHVLIQHYRGGDDYISEHSDKTLDIVPNSFIANLSLGAERTMVFRTKRRPSKHHQEETSPAEKAKRQIQRVPLPHNSLLRMGLSTNKHWLHAIRPDKRPPLSKSPSELSHSGHRISLTFRQIGTYINPSQTLIWGQGSPGKTFGEAQPVRNGQTPEAIQLLKAFSAENNDPAFDWEGFYAGGFTVLHMGTPKRYCLGSDVIANASVLFALGELGVNCAKGSVSTVGGRFEDNDPDRGVVEGWGNVLRYLDAVYGAGRRYDQFGPGQVAKRFMLLDRAVREFGEGVWRPVREGLGERLGGEEPGMGKVKKVVTVLLWEELEFWEGEVRAGAERGKGLFVLGGETASPVDFALWPVLHDIVRVCGERVFAVSFGSKGKTTEEGEEEVRQVYLRKYYEGIKQRAGVRERVLGLWEGEPS
- a CDS encoding hypothetical protein (EggNog:ENOG503NYM2; COG:S), with amino-acid sequence MSNDTYDLEALQNGSLANLALTKFKLTPTPSLTVFPDEIFTFGPSLTYLDLSGTGLSSLPPNFTTSLPNLKILFLSNCAFTTFPDLSSHHTLEMVAFRHNSLTSIPENTLPPKLRWLILTDNRIPSLPSSISSCPNLEKCLLAGNNLSTLPPSLTQCQNLTLLRLSANNFSSLPKFLFTAFPKLAYLSFAGNPCSLSSRKAHKLPFGLLDIPYSSLAISRVLGRGASGIISQAEWKPSPDSDFTEDVAVKMFRGSLTSDGRPEDEMEAVLLAGSHESLIGVVGKVTGYSEGEREGVKGGIVMSLVPEGYEVLGLPPDLESCTRDRFTEGERGWEMGKAVEMLTGIAGAGAHLHGRRICHGDLYAHNVLASKGDGHGLLGDFGAASVYGKEEDGVERVEVAAFGRLVGDVLGLVEEGGEGERERAMRRGLEELQRRCEDGDVEGRPDFDEVVEVLRGMLGWRGVMRIPEVPN
- a CDS encoding hypothetical protein (EggNog:ENOG503P4T3; COG:S), yielding MSSEARKRTAEPTDDELPAKRQRSVEGDIDSAVEQLQALNIAPSITHEEMARAGLRRAIALALKHVGFDSSAKDAMEMFTTMVEEYVESLFRTVKINANAARRSQPIPRDFERALKYFNLTTTALEPHKKNPIPRAKRMPEYEPIPERDPVFVDMPILGAELDGARDKESKLYIPKSFPAFPSIHTYRYTPETVETATVVDDWGSFASDSQSQTLNGSQATPQPQRPLAPEEIPHGDPKKLREAAAKEAKAGEAALRRLMRASKIAKQKEVWTSAQSRPARRERHELWESAMREFIEDDTRASGKEVASGGLHGEKGRFEIADHSMIVNTEKRYFRHEVPRSGARKALAAAQGISSKG
- the cpc2 gene encoding cross-pathway control WD-repeat protein cpc2 (EggNog:ENOG503NUKD; BUSCO:EOG092636T6; COG:T), which produces MAEQLILKGTLEGHNGWVTSLATSMENPNMLLSASRDKTLIIWNLTRDETQYGYPKRSLHGHSHIVSDCVISSDGAYALSASWDKTLRLWELSSGTTTRRFVGHTNDVLSVSFSADNRQIVSGSRDRSIKLWNTLGDCKFTITDKGHSDWVSCVRFSPNPQNPVIVSAGWDKLVKVWELSSCKLQTDHIGHTGYINTVTISPDGSLCASGGKDGTTMLWDLNESKHLYSLNANDEIHALVFSPNRYWLCAATSSSIIIFDLEKKSKVDELKPDFANVGKKSREPECVSLAWSADGQTLFAGYTDNIIRAWGVMSRA